TTCCGGGCAATTTCCCAGAGGGTGTCGCCGGGTCGCACGGTGTATAGGCCCTGTGCCGCAGTGGCCGGCAGGGAAATCAAAAAAGTGCCCGCCAGTACGATGGCCAGGGCCCACCTACATCGGCTCATAAAGTTTTCCATCACCTCAGGACCATATTCTTGCCGGAAAGGTCAATGCCTATACCTCCCGGCGGGACCCCGCCCGAGAGCGCACCTGCGGCGCAATGCGCCCCGGTCACCCGGCCCGGAGCCTCGCTCCCGCCGGGGTTGCGCTCCGGGATGCCGAGATGCCCGGCGGGGCGACAACTGTGGCAGGAGCACGGACGGAATTCGAGGACGGGATTCGGGTATGGCCTGCGTTTTCTGGGGAAAGGGGTTGGGTGAGCTAAGGCCGGCCGCCGTGCGGCGGGTCCGGGGAGAAAAGGCGGAGTTCTTCCGGGTGCTGGAATGGGAGTCCGGGCCGGTCCTGGCCGCCTTCTCGACCCGGCGGGGCGGGGTAAGCCGGGGGCCGTATGCCGAGCTTAACCTGGGTCTTACCACCGACGACCGACCGGAGGCGGTGTGGGAGAACCGCCGGCGCCTCTCCCGGGACCTGGGGGTAGGGCCGGAGAATTGGACCTGGGTCCGCCAGGTTCACGGCGCCGAAGTGGTGATGGTTGATGGGTGGGAGATTGGGGAGGGAAGCGAGCGGGGAGCGGAGCTCGGCGCGGCCGACGCCCTGATAACCTCCGCGGCCGGGCCGGTGTTGACCGCCTACTTTGCCGACTGCGTTCCTCTGCTGTTTTACTGCCCCCGCCCGGCGGCGGTGGGGGTAGCCCACGCCGGGTGGCGGGGAACGGCGGCCGGAGTGGCGGTGGCCACGGTCGAGCGGCTGAAAGCAGCCCTCGGCGTGAGGATTTCCGCCCTGCGCGTGGTG
This genomic window from Clostridia bacterium contains:
- the pgeF gene encoding peptidoglycan editing factor PgeF — encoded protein: MACVFWGKGLGELRPAAVRRVRGEKAEFFRVLEWESGPVLAAFSTRRGGVSRGPYAELNLGLTTDDRPEAVWENRRRLSRDLGVGPENWTWVRQVHGAEVVMVDGWEIGEGSERGAELGAADALITSAAGPVLTAYFADCVPLLFYCPRPAAVGVAHAGWRGTAAGVAVATVERLKAALGVRISALRVVVGPHIRPCCYQVGEEVVAALRQRLGPDTRTWAVRDDDRWRVDLGAANVQLLLQAGLRREQISRFAPCTSCHRYWFYSFRRDRGVTGRFAAVISLTEGRYGRGKGGEAIGLAFGSGRATAGHSGIVGGPAGRAGPGGLSQPPAGGPLRLVSASLSVGGGEGDGPLASPDRRGI